A window of the Terriglobales bacterium genome harbors these coding sequences:
- a CDS encoding ABC transporter substrate-binding protein, which produces MKDYANTYRHHHVARPFAVGIALAFAFSTVLVVNVHAQANEELFSTSSEVGRSGGVLVVAQRVEPKTLNPVMALDVPSRDIIWRMMADLVHINRHSQQTEPALAKAWKISPDGRRYTVNLRRGIRFSDGHPFDADDVVFSFQIYMDEKVGSPQRDLLLPGGKPIVVRKLDQYTVEFQLAQPYGPAERLFDSIAILPRHVLEKTYQQGAFADAWRLDSKPETIVGLGPFRLKEYAAGTRVVLERNPYYWKADRTGKRLPYLERLTFLFVGTDDAQVMRFQAGETDIINRIGAENYAVLSKNTSGTYRLYDVGPGLEYNFVFFNLNDVGQFPRIASKQTWFREVNFRRAVSAVIDREAIAKIVYRGNGSPLWGPVTPGNKLWLNAELPKPSRNLDHAKAFLKSSGFSWAQDGTLLAPNGERVAFSIVVAAGNAPRVAMATMVQEDLGQLGMRVDIVPMEFRAMVDRITKTYEYEAALMGIGSGDVDPASEINVWLSTGSTHLWHLHETQPATYWEAEIDRLMQQQLATVQFHDRKQLYDRVQLLIAENLPIICLATPDILVGAKTGIGNFRPANLDHYTLWNVEELFWVQ; this is translated from the coding sequence ATGAAGGACTACGCGAATACCTACAGACATCATCATGTGGCAAGACCTTTCGCGGTTGGAATTGCGTTGGCGTTTGCTTTCTCAACTGTACTGGTTGTTAATGTACACGCCCAAGCTAACGAAGAACTCTTTAGCACCAGTTCTGAAGTCGGGCGCTCCGGTGGCGTTTTGGTAGTTGCACAACGCGTCGAGCCGAAGACACTGAATCCTGTGATGGCTTTGGATGTTCCGTCTCGGGACATCATCTGGCGCATGATGGCCGACTTGGTGCACATCAACCGGCATTCACAGCAGACGGAGCCCGCTCTGGCTAAAGCCTGGAAAATTTCACCTGACGGGCGCCGCTACACGGTTAACTTGCGTCGAGGAATTCGTTTTTCCGATGGCCATCCCTTCGACGCCGATGATGTTGTTTTCTCTTTCCAGATTTACATGGACGAGAAGGTCGGCTCTCCGCAGCGCGATTTGCTCCTGCCTGGTGGCAAGCCGATTGTGGTGCGCAAACTGGACCAATATACGGTGGAGTTCCAATTGGCGCAGCCGTACGGTCCAGCCGAGCGTCTCTTTGATAGCATTGCGATACTTCCGCGCCATGTTTTGGAAAAGACCTATCAACAAGGCGCTTTCGCAGACGCGTGGCGCTTGGACAGCAAGCCAGAGACAATCGTTGGGCTCGGACCGTTTCGCTTGAAAGAATATGCGGCAGGCACACGGGTCGTCCTTGAACGCAATCCTTATTACTGGAAGGCAGACCGGACGGGAAAACGATTACCGTACTTGGAACGACTCACGTTTCTGTTCGTCGGTACGGACGATGCTCAGGTCATGCGTTTTCAAGCGGGAGAGACCGACATCATCAACCGCATCGGCGCTGAGAACTATGCGGTCTTGTCGAAGAATACCTCCGGCACCTATCGTCTCTACGACGTCGGACCTGGACTTGAATACAATTTCGTCTTTTTCAACCTGAATGACGTCGGCCAGTTTCCGCGAATTGCCAGCAAGCAGACTTGGTTTCGTGAGGTGAATTTCCGCCGAGCCGTATCCGCTGTTATCGACCGGGAGGCGATCGCCAAAATCGTTTATCGCGGCAATGGGAGCCCACTTTGGGGACCGGTAACACCGGGCAACAAGTTGTGGCTGAACGCTGAGTTACCTAAACCATCGCGCAACCTCGACCACGCCAAGGCTTTTCTGAAAAGCTCGGGGTTTTCGTGGGCACAGGACGGCACTCTTTTGGCGCCAAACGGGGAACGTGTCGCCTTCTCGATCGTTGTAGCCGCGGGTAATGCTCCCCGCGTAGCCATGGCAACCATGGTTCAGGAAGACCTGGGCCAGCTTGGAATGCGGGTTGACATCGTGCCGATGGAATTTCGTGCGATGGTCGACCGCATTACGAAAACATACGAGTACGAGGCTGCGTTGATGGGGATCGGTAGCGGTGACGTAGATCCCGCGTCGGAGATCAACGTGTGGCTCTCAACCGGCAGCACCCACCTCTGGCACTTGCATGAAACACAACCGGCGACGTACTGGGAAGCGGAAATTGATCGGCTTATGCAACAACAGCTTGCCACGGTGCAATTCCACGATCGCAAGCAGCTCTATGACCGCGTGCAGCTATTGATTGCAGAGAACTTGCCTATCATCTGTCTTGCTACTCCTGACATTTTAGTCGGCGCGAAAACCGGAATTGGAAACTTTCGCCCCGCAAATCTCGACCATTACACCCTTTGGAACGTCGAAGAACTGTTTTGGGTGCAATAG
- a CDS encoding ABC transporter permease produces MSTRKPLRVAVYSLITVHAIVLLGGFIAPYDYSAQIRSYSFAPPTRIHFMDGQRQFHLRPFIYPLEYSSAGYVEAREHAYPIRFFVRGAEYKVAAHWTERIHLFGVDEPAHLFVLGTDQYGRDQLSRLLRGGQISLVAGLLAGALSIGIGLLFGIIAGYYGSPADDVVMRAAEVFMVLPWIYLLLAVKAFLPLNVDPTRSFLLVIAVIGIVGWARPARLIRGIVLTAKERNYVIAARGFGASNLYVLRRHIVPQTLAVALTQATLLVPRYSLSEMTLSFLGLGVSEPVPSWGNMLSALLHYHILSSYWWMFLPAIPAIVIFWAYYTVANALQESYQ; encoded by the coding sequence GTGAGTACGAGAAAACCACTTCGGGTCGCGGTCTACAGCCTTATCACTGTGCACGCGATTGTACTGCTCGGCGGATTTATTGCCCCGTACGACTATTCTGCACAAATCCGTAGTTACTCATTTGCGCCTCCAACTCGCATTCATTTCATGGATGGTCAACGTCAATTCCATCTTCGGCCGTTCATTTATCCGCTGGAATATAGCTCCGCAGGGTACGTCGAGGCACGGGAACATGCCTATCCCATCCGGTTTTTCGTTCGCGGCGCTGAATATAAAGTGGCGGCACATTGGACCGAACGCATACACCTTTTCGGAGTGGATGAACCGGCACACCTTTTTGTCTTGGGCACAGACCAGTACGGCCGAGATCAGTTGTCTCGGCTCCTGCGGGGTGGCCAGATTTCGCTGGTGGCCGGATTGCTTGCCGGCGCACTCTCGATAGGCATCGGACTGCTGTTCGGGATCATAGCTGGATACTACGGGAGCCCAGCTGACGACGTGGTCATGCGTGCGGCGGAAGTATTCATGGTATTGCCATGGATTTACCTGTTGCTGGCAGTCAAAGCATTTCTGCCTCTGAATGTTGATCCAACAAGAAGTTTTCTTCTTGTCATTGCGGTGATCGGAATTGTCGGCTGGGCGCGACCTGCGCGATTAATCCGCGGCATCGTGCTCACAGCGAAAGAACGAAACTACGTGATCGCCGCGCGAGGTTTCGGCGCATCGAACCTCTACGTCCTCCGGCGGCACATTGTTCCGCAAACTCTTGCAGTCGCGCTAACCCAGGCCACGCTGCTCGTGCCAAGGTACAGTTTGAGCGAGATGACACTGTCATTTCTGGGTCTTGGTGTAAGCGAACCGGTTCCGAGTTGGGGGAACATGCTGAGCGCGTTACTGCACTATCACATACTGAGTTCGTATTGGTGGATGTTCTTGCCGGCGATTCCGGCCATCGTAATTTTCTGGGCCTACTACACCGTTGCGAATGCCTTGCAGGAGTCATATCAATGA
- a CDS encoding ABC transporter permease, which translates to MGYYALNRVLHGVLLAFAVSVFTFALLELAPGSYFDELKANPNISQDAITLLKTRYGLDQPLLIRYGRWLKSTSHGDFGLSLAYNAPVAPLLLRRAKNTMMLTGLATMLAWAIAIPLGLWTLTNKSSWRGHAVEMATSGLLVVPDMILALACLWIAVRTHAFPVGGMTSLGFDELSVWAKAKDLALHLMLPVLALVLSTLPVLVRHLRSSMAEVLSSPFISAARAHGIPRRSLLFRYALPAAANPLISLFGLSLAGLLSGSMLVEVIMGWPGIGPLLLEAILARDVYVVIGSVMLSALLVIFANLVADLLLYAADPRIRSVSV; encoded by the coding sequence ATGGGCTATTACGCACTAAACAGGGTCTTACACGGCGTGTTACTTGCATTTGCCGTATCCGTGTTCACGTTTGCGCTGCTGGAACTTGCTCCGGGAAGCTACTTTGACGAGCTCAAAGCGAATCCGAATATCTCGCAAGACGCAATAACGCTCCTGAAAACAAGATACGGACTCGACCAACCGCTGCTGATCCGTTATGGGCGGTGGTTGAAGTCCACTTCTCACGGCGATTTCGGTCTCTCGCTCGCCTACAACGCACCAGTCGCGCCGTTGCTGCTACGGCGCGCGAAAAACACGATGATGTTGACCGGACTAGCAACAATGCTGGCCTGGGCTATAGCCATTCCCCTCGGATTGTGGACTTTGACGAACAAGAGTTCATGGCGCGGGCATGCAGTAGAAATGGCGACCTCCGGTCTGCTCGTCGTGCCCGACATGATTTTGGCGCTGGCATGTCTCTGGATCGCCGTTCGCACCCATGCTTTCCCTGTCGGGGGAATGACCTCCCTGGGGTTCGACGAGTTGAGCGTTTGGGCGAAGGCAAAGGACCTTGCTCTTCACCTGATGTTGCCAGTGCTAGCGCTCGTCCTCAGCACGTTGCCTGTCTTAGTGCGGCACTTGCGCAGTTCGATGGCCGAGGTTTTGAGCTCCCCGTTCATCAGCGCTGCTCGCGCTCACGGGATACCACGCCGCTCGCTGCTATTCCGCTACGCGCTCCCCGCCGCGGCCAACCCGCTCATCTCGCTATTCGGTCTTTCGCTCGCAGGTCTCCTGAGCGGCTCGATGCTGGTTGAAGTCATCATGGGGTGGCCGGGGATCGGCCCCCTGCTGCTGGAAGCGATTTTGGCGCGCGACGTTTATGTCGTCATCGGTTCGGTCATGCTGTCGGCTTTGTTGGTGATATTCGCCAACCTCGTCGCCGACTTGCTTTTGTATGCCGCTGACCCGCGTATCAGGAGCGTTTCCGTGTGA
- a CDS encoding dipeptide/oligopeptide/nickel ABC transporter ATP-binding protein: MPSDLVTAKNICKIYTPRRLLFGAKHPIIALDDVSITIPRGRTLALVGASGSGKSTLARCIARLEEASSGEVWFDGQNISRLDGRSLLPFRRQIQFVFQDAATALNPRFSAAEIVEEPLLVAGWNSRDRRRRAVELMDRVQLPAAWVDRRPFEFSGGQRQRLGIARALALNPKLLILDEALSGVDVSIQAQVVNLLLELQASWGLTYLFITHDLTLIPYIADQVAVINNGRIIERSGSTELDKSSAPCLQLSVSGLGQRHQ; the protein is encoded by the coding sequence ATGCCTTCCGACCTCGTGACCGCAAAAAATATCTGTAAAATCTATACTCCACGCCGCCTGCTTTTCGGCGCTAAGCATCCCATCATCGCTCTGGATGATGTCAGCATTACTATTCCGCGAGGTAGGACTCTTGCACTGGTTGGGGCGTCCGGTTCAGGTAAATCAACATTGGCCCGATGCATTGCACGTCTGGAAGAGGCATCGTCAGGAGAGGTCTGGTTTGATGGTCAAAACATTTCGCGCCTTGACGGCCGTTCTCTCCTGCCATTCCGAAGGCAGATCCAATTCGTCTTCCAAGATGCGGCTACAGCCCTAAATCCACGGTTCTCCGCCGCCGAAATTGTGGAAGAGCCTCTGCTCGTCGCAGGCTGGAACTCTAGAGACCGTCGGCGGCGGGCTGTAGAACTCATGGACCGAGTTCAATTGCCGGCCGCATGGGTCGACCGCCGTCCATTTGAGTTCAGCGGCGGGCAACGGCAGCGCCTCGGCATCGCACGGGCGCTCGCGTTGAATCCCAAACTACTGATTCTCGACGAGGCTCTATCCGGCGTCGACGTCTCCATTCAGGCACAAGTGGTCAACCTGCTCCTGGAATTGCAGGCTTCTTGGGGGCTGACCTACCTGTTCATTACACACGATTTGACCCTCATCCCATATATTGCGGATCAGGTCGCAGTGATCAACAACGGCCGAATTATCGAACGTTCCGGCAGTACTGAACTGGACAAAAGCAGTGCACCGTGTCTGCAGTTATCCGTGTCAGGTCTGGGACAACGGCACCAGTGA
- a CDS encoding ABC transporter ATP-binding protein yields the protein MVYAGNGLQVPAVRDVSFDVDRGEAVGILGESGSGKTTLALTLLQLLPRSGRIVSGSIQFNGRELAGLREKELESVRGAQLSLVFQEPAISLNPVMRVGAQIANVMRAHRRGNRAACHHRAKQLLAEVGLSDTARIYEAYPHELSSGQKQRVAIAQAICCEPAIIIADEPTANLDIETQTQILQLLTGMKARYDLGILLITHNPGLLAGFADRIMVMYAGQIVEQGPREPVLTRPLHPYTVALLGCMPGDRAMTTSRARLTAIPGDPPDLAKLTDACSFENRCGYRQAICRSRIPDVTQPIPGQSVRCFVPRVT from the coding sequence GTGGTCTACGCCGGCAACGGATTGCAGGTACCTGCGGTCAGGGATGTCAGTTTCGATGTCGATCGAGGCGAAGCAGTCGGGATTCTCGGCGAATCGGGCTCGGGTAAGACCACTCTGGCATTGACGCTGTTGCAACTGCTGCCGCGATCCGGAAGAATTGTCAGCGGCTCCATCCAATTCAATGGCCGTGAACTCGCCGGTTTGAGAGAAAAAGAACTGGAAAGTGTTCGTGGAGCCCAGCTGTCGCTTGTATTTCAAGAGCCCGCAATTTCGCTGAACCCAGTGATGCGCGTCGGAGCGCAAATTGCGAACGTGATGCGCGCCCATCGCCGCGGGAATCGTGCGGCCTGCCACCACCGCGCAAAACAATTACTGGCGGAGGTGGGGCTTTCTGATACCGCGCGGATTTACGAGGCGTACCCCCACGAACTGAGCAGCGGGCAGAAGCAGCGTGTAGCCATCGCCCAGGCGATCTGCTGCGAGCCGGCGATCATCATCGCTGATGAACCGACGGCGAACCTCGACATCGAAACCCAAACCCAAATTCTGCAGCTGTTGACGGGCATGAAGGCTCGTTATGACCTGGGTATTCTGCTCATCACCCACAACCCCGGTCTGTTAGCCGGCTTCGCCGACCGCATCATGGTGATGTACGCCGGACAAATCGTGGAACAGGGACCGCGAGAGCCCGTGCTTACGCGGCCGCTGCATCCCTACACGGTCGCGTTACTTGGTTGCATGCCTGGCGATCGTGCAATGACAACGAGCCGCGCACGTCTAACAGCAATTCCGGGAGATCCGCCGGATCTCGCGAAGTTGACCGACGCATGCTCTTTTGAAAACCGCTGTGGTTATCGTCAGGCAATCTGTCGCAGTCGTATTCCCGATGTGACGCAACCGATTCCAGGGCAATCCGTCCGCTGCTTTGTCCCGAGGGTAACGTGA
- a CDS encoding response regulator has product MRNRKKMLLLVDDDCRQLAARKHILEHSGYEVLTAGDARDGMHLFESETPDAVVLDYEMPSVNGGVLAAKIRRLNEVVPIVMLSGCTSVPASALRAVNAFISKPTAPSVLINVIEFWTACRRQGAIA; this is encoded by the coding sequence GTGCGAAATCGAAAGAAAATGCTTTTGCTCGTCGATGATGATTGCAGACAGCTGGCCGCACGGAAGCACATTCTGGAACATTCGGGTTACGAAGTTCTAACAGCTGGCGACGCTCGCGACGGCATGCACTTATTCGAAAGTGAAACGCCTGATGCGGTCGTGCTTGATTACGAAATGCCAAGCGTAAACGGTGGCGTGCTTGCCGCCAAAATTCGGCGCCTAAACGAGGTGGTTCCGATTGTTATGCTGTCCGGATGTACCTCAGTGCCGGCCAGCGCTCTGCGCGCCGTAAATGCCTTCATTTCCAAGCCCACCGCACCATCAGTTCTGATCAATGTAATCGAGTTTTGGACCGCCTGCAGGAGGCAAGGGGCAATCGCATGA
- a CDS encoding response regulator, translated as MKARVLLVDDEPVILECLGAILSGEKCEVKAVGSAAAAATALKEAAYDLVITDMAMETETAGWTVVREAQQQSIRPQVFILTAFHIPAAEWKRRGVQQLFTKGQGNLAVIMQAVKRALDEQSCVSLRCAGN; from the coding sequence ATGAAAGCGCGCGTGCTCCTCGTGGACGATGAACCCGTCATCCTTGAATGCCTTGGAGCCATTCTGTCAGGCGAGAAGTGCGAAGTGAAAGCAGTTGGCTCAGCCGCTGCTGCTGCGACGGCTCTGAAAGAGGCTGCTTACGACCTGGTAATCACCGACATGGCTATGGAAACTGAAACGGCTGGATGGACGGTCGTCCGAGAGGCTCAACAACAGTCAATTCGACCACAGGTCTTCATCCTGACGGCATTTCACATCCCGGCGGCAGAATGGAAGCGACGAGGTGTTCAACAGCTGTTCACTAAGGGGCAGGGGAATCTAGCGGTGATAATGCAGGCCGTAAAGAGAGCCCTCGACGAACAATCCTGCGTGTCGCTTCGTTGCGCCGGCAATTGA